A genomic stretch from Vulpes lagopus strain Blue_001 chromosome 11, ASM1834538v1, whole genome shotgun sequence includes:
- the GAL gene encoding galanin peptides produces MPGGRALLLAWLLLAAALSAAPGLGAPVKEKRGWTLNSAGYLLGPHAIDNHRSFHEKPGLTGKRELPPEDEGRSGGFDGPLLENAAVRMLIEFLTFLRLKEAGALPDLPSAVSAEDVEQP; encoded by the exons ATGCCGGGCGGCCGCGCCCTCCTGCTCGCCTGGCTGCTCCTCGCCGCGGCCCTTTCGGCCGCCCCGGGGCTCGGGGCACCG GTGAAGGAGAAGAGAGGCTGGACCCTGAACAGCGCTGGCTACCTTCTTGGCCCAC ATGCCATTGACAACCACAGATCATTTCATGAGAAGCCTGGCCTCACTGGCAAACGGGAACTCCCACCTGAAGACGAAGGAAGGTCAG GAGGCTTTGACGGGCCGCTGTTGGAGAATGCCGCTGTGCGCATGTTAATCGAGTTTCTGACTTTCTTGCGTCTCAAAG AGGCCGGGGCCCTGCCCGACCTGCCGTCTGCGGTCTCCGCAGAAGATGTGGAGCAGCCCTGA